A region of the Nocardia nova SH22a genome:
GGTTGTCCGCGACGGATTCTGCCGGTGAGCCTGCCCCAGCCCAGCGGGCTCCACACCACCGCCCCGACGCCCTGATCATGGCCGAGCGGCATCAGTTCCCACTCGTAGTCGCGCCCGACGAGCGAGTAGTAGACCTGATGGGCGACGTAGCGGGGATGACCTCCGCGATCTGCGGCGGCGAGGGATTTCATCAACTGCCAGCCCGCGAAGTTCGAGGCGCCGACATAGCGAATCTTCCCGGCGCGCACCAGATCTCCGAGTGCGGAAAGCACCTCCTCGACCGGTGTCGCCGCATCGAAGGCGTGCAGCTGGAACAGGTCGAGGTAGTCGGTGCCGAGCCGCCGCAGGGCCGCTTCGACCGCGGTGATCAACCGGGACCGGCCGGAGCCACCGTCGGCGGGGCCGGGGCCGGTGGGCAGCGATGCCTTGGTGGACAACAGCACTCGATCGCGGCGACCGCGGATCGCCTGGCCCAGCACCTCTTCCGAGGCGCCGTCGGAGTACACGTCCGCGGTGTCGAACATCGTGACACCGGCGTCC
Encoded here:
- a CDS encoding aldo/keto reductase, producing the protein MDYRRLGASGLLVPALSFGAGTFGGRGELFGAWGDTDAAQARRMVDVALDAGVTMFDTADVYSDGASEEVLGQAIRGRRDRVLLSTKASLPTGPGPADGGSGRSRLITAVEAALRRLGTDYLDLFQLHAFDAATPVEEVLSALGDLVRAGKIRYVGASNFAGWQLMKSLAAADRGGHPRYVAHQVYYSLVGRDYEWELMPLGHDQGVGAVVWSPLGWGRLTGRIRRGQPLPEGSRLHRTAAAGPPVRDELLYDVVDVLDEIAAETGKSVPQIALNWLLSRPTVATVIVGARNEEQLRQNLGAVGWQLDAGQLARLDKVSAVTPPYPYYPYYRLPDFARLNPPIV